From Candidatus Poribacteria bacterium, a single genomic window includes:
- the ffh gene encoding signal recognition particle protein, whose translation MFESLSDRLQNTFKRLKGQGKLTENNISDTLREVRRAFLEADVNYKVTREFIERIKVRTLGQEVLGSLTPELQIARIIGEELTQLMGEKAEKIQIAPGGPTIVMLAGLQGAGKTTVAAKLALRFRKEGRNPLLVAADVYRPAAIKQLQVLGEQTETPVFSMGTEVSPVNIAESSVKEAVAHGHNCVIIDTAGRLHVDDTLMGELRQIKERVQPTEILLIVDAMTGQDAVNVAENFNSDLEIDGVILTKMDGDARGGAALSIRHVTQKPIKFIGVGEKIEAAALEEFHPERMSSRILGQGDFQTLLEKAEEVFSEDQAKELERKLTENKGLDFDDFLTQLEQLKNMGPLDQLMDLMPFKNQLPVQNLTPDESHLRTAKAIIHSMTLEERKNPRMLDRSRKLRISKGSGTTVNQINMLVSQLQMMNRMLNQQAAMAMPKMGRKVGALPGLKRQTSRKPRKRKRRKSR comes from the coding sequence ATGTTTGAAAGCTTGAGTGATAGGCTACAAAACACTTTCAAAAGACTCAAGGGACAGGGGAAGTTAACAGAGAACAATATCTCTGATACCCTCCGTGAGGTGCGTCGTGCTTTTCTTGAAGCGGATGTTAACTATAAAGTTACGCGGGAGTTTATAGAGCGAATTAAGGTGCGCACACTCGGACAAGAAGTACTCGGTAGCCTGACACCAGAACTGCAAATTGCTCGAATCATTGGCGAAGAACTCACCCAATTGATGGGTGAAAAAGCCGAAAAGATCCAGATCGCACCGGGCGGTCCAACAATCGTTATGCTCGCAGGATTGCAAGGTGCCGGTAAAACGACTGTCGCGGCGAAATTAGCACTTAGATTTCGCAAAGAGGGGCGTAACCCCTTACTTGTTGCCGCGGATGTGTATCGACCTGCCGCTATTAAGCAGTTACAAGTTCTCGGAGAACAGACAGAGACACCGGTATTCTCAATGGGGACAGAGGTCTCTCCTGTTAACATTGCTGAATCATCTGTCAAGGAAGCTGTAGCACACGGACATAACTGTGTCATTATTGATACTGCTGGACGTTTACACGTTGATGATACCTTAATGGGTGAACTTCGGCAGATTAAAGAACGGGTTCAACCGACAGAGATCCTGCTTATCGTTGATGCGATGACCGGGCAGGACGCCGTGAATGTCGCTGAGAATTTCAATAGTGATTTGGAGATTGATGGTGTTATTCTCACGAAAATGGATGGCGATGCTCGTGGGGGGGCTGCGCTCTCTATTCGGCATGTCACACAGAAACCGATTAAGTTCATCGGTGTCGGTGAAAAAATTGAAGCCGCAGCGTTAGAAGAATTTCATCCCGAACGGATGTCTTCGCGTATTCTCGGACAGGGCGATTTCCAAACTTTGCTTGAAAAAGCGGAAGAAGTTTTCAGCGAGGATCAGGCAAAAGAACTTGAACGTAAACTCACAGAGAACAAAGGTTTAGATTTTGACGATTTTCTCACGCAGCTGGAACAACTTAAAAATATGGGACCCTTAGATCAATTGATGGATCTGATGCCCTTTAAGAATCAGTTGCCTGTTCAAAACCTTACACCCGACGAAAGCCATTTGCGAACCGCGAAAGCGATCATCCATTCAATGACACTTGAGGAGCGTAAGAATCCCCGGATGTTGGATAGAAGTCGAAAGCTTCGCATTTCCAAAGGCAGTGGAACAACAGTAAATCAAATAAACATGCTGGTTTCGCAGTTGCAAATGATGAATCGTATGCTAAACCAGCAGGCGGCGATGGCGATGCCAAAGATGGGACGGAAAGTGGGGGCTCTGCCGGGTTTAAAACGGCAGACATCGAGGAAGCCACGAAAACGGAAACGCCGCAAATCACGATAG
- a CDS encoding UbiA family prenyltransferase, with protein MNRFKAYLELIRYPLFAIPIVATLPGALIASDGHFTRRVAAALVIALCGYFAGMIKNDYFHHETDSQTNPERPLPSQRLSPQQAIVPASVIYGLCVIGGFWLNISTGILVMSLVAISHLYNAIFKAKGILGSLTLPLGIGLLSVFGALAVSGSVPRLVWYAFAATTLYDFGTHITTTFKDISRDEALGIVTTPLQIGIRPALFLSAVATVLAFAIAFLPYWLEPDLHKSYIVWVILGIIATVGTRISLYLQPNEKNGYLALKGSMVGSILFFPCLIGALVPITVSAAVIVPLLFATLLLLRTTRQEV; from the coding sequence ATGAACCGCTTCAAAGCCTATCTCGAACTTATCCGCTATCCGCTTTTCGCGATCCCGATAGTCGCAACACTCCCCGGCGCGCTCATCGCCAGTGACGGACATTTTACACGGCGCGTCGCGGCAGCACTGGTAATTGCACTCTGCGGCTACTTCGCGGGAATGATAAAGAACGACTATTTTCACCACGAAACAGACTCGCAGACGAATCCAGAACGTCCGCTTCCCTCGCAGCGATTGTCCCCGCAGCAGGCGATTGTCCCCGCGAGTGTTATCTACGGGTTATGTGTCATCGGCGGTTTCTGGCTCAATATTAGCACCGGCATTTTGGTGATGAGTTTAGTCGCTATCTCGCATCTCTACAACGCTATTTTTAAAGCGAAAGGGATCTTAGGGAGTCTCACGCTGCCTCTGGGAATTGGACTCCTAAGCGTCTTCGGGGCATTGGCAGTAAGCGGGAGTGTGCCGCGGTTGGTATGGTATGCCTTCGCCGCCACAACACTTTACGACTTCGGCACACATATCACCACGACCTTCAAAGACATCTCGCGGGATGAAGCACTCGGCATCGTAACGACTCCACTCCAGATTGGTATTCGCCCGGCACTTTTCCTCTCAGCGGTTGCTACAGTGCTGGCTTTTGCCATCGCCTTTTTGCCGTATTGGTTGGAGCCAGATCTCCATAAATCTTATATCGTTTGGGTAATCTTAGGCATCATCGCCACCGTTGGCACCCGTATTTCACTCTATCTGCAACCGAACGAGAAGAATGGCTATCTCGCGCTGAAAGGCTCGATGGTCGGCTCAATTCTCTTTTTTCCGTGTCTCATCGGAGCCCTGGTCCCAATCACCGTTTCCGCGGCAGTCATCGTGCCGTTGCTGTTCGCGACACTACTTTTGTTAAGAACAACGCGCCAAGAGGTTTAA
- a CDS encoding right-handed parallel beta-helix repeat-containing protein: MKIATLTQQQHKFPFRYLLIPLICALTVLYCGCQGETFNLDVGGTSEIIEKSGELTENEVWDGRIYITDTLVVPKGITLTIRSGTIVGFEPIDTPSHLIVHGELYAEGSPERMIVFGSLGKLREDDQPPETETHLTPVTSDFGTMGMEESTSTGVQKTTTADPPKAGDWAGIRIEADSPNSRLTYCRIQHATAGITCRTDAVQIERCLFSENNTGVLSENTSPTITSNEFNRNGTGTQFRGSASSDVEYNEFTANNYGIICEDDARPRIQYNILRANYENAIVCYSTASPEIVSNNITLNVGWAVYDGGRLRDNFIQGNKQIGPNITELGTGTQSDQFYGVDEAFEPRNSPVTEAGVPRENF, from the coding sequence ATGAAAATAGCAACCCTCACACAGCAGCAGCATAAATTTCCGTTTCGCTATCTCCTCATCCCTCTTATCTGTGCTTTAACTGTTCTCTATTGCGGATGCCAAGGCGAAACATTCAACCTCGATGTAGGCGGCACTTCAGAAATCATAGAGAAATCCGGTGAACTGACAGAAAATGAGGTATGGGACGGACGTATCTATATAACTGACACGCTTGTTGTCCCTAAAGGTATCACGTTGACGATCCGATCAGGCACTATTGTCGGCTTTGAACCGATAGATACGCCAAGCCACCTCATCGTGCATGGTGAGCTTTATGCAGAAGGCTCACCAGAGAGGATGATTGTTTTCGGTTCCTTGGGAAAATTGCGCGAGGACGACCAACCCCCTGAAACAGAGACGCACTTGACACCAGTGACATCAGATTTCGGGACAATGGGGATGGAAGAAAGCACCAGCACTGGGGTCCAGAAAACCACAACTGCCGATCCCCCAAAAGCGGGAGATTGGGCGGGAATTCGGATCGAAGCCGATAGTCCGAATAGCCGACTCACATATTGTCGTATCCAACACGCAACGGCTGGTATTACATGCCGAACAGATGCCGTCCAAATCGAAAGATGTTTATTCAGCGAAAACAACACAGGGGTGCTATCTGAAAATACCAGTCCAACCATTACGAGCAACGAATTTAATAGGAACGGCACAGGCACACAATTCCGTGGAAGCGCGTCATCGGATGTAGAATACAACGAGTTCACGGCTAACAATTACGGAATTATATGCGAAGATGATGCTCGACCTCGTATCCAGTATAATATACTTCGCGCCAATTACGAGAACGCTATCGTCTGCTATTCGACTGCATCCCCAGAGATCGTCTCGAATAACATAACGTTGAACGTCGGTTGGGCAGTCTACGACGGTGGTAGGCTCCGGGACAACTTTATTCAGGGTAATAAACAGATTGGACCTAACATCACCGAACTCGGCACCGGAACACAGAGCGATCAATTTTACGGTGTAGACGAAGCATTTGAACCGAGAAATTCTCCGGTAACAGAAGCCGGTGTGCCCCGCGAAAATTTCTAA